A stretch of DNA from Desulfobulbaceae bacterium:
TCCTTTTGATTTGGATAGATATAAACAGACTCTGGACATTGCTGAGGTAACCGGGGAGGCTGGTTATTCGGTTATGGAGCGAGTTGGCATCCGGCCCTCACTTGATGTAAACGGGATCTGGTCTGGTTATACCGGTGAAGGGGCAAAAACTGTCCTGCCGGCCAAGGCCTTTGCAAAAATATCAATGCGGCTGGTTCCTAATCAGTCATCGCCCCAAATATCACAACTATTTATTGACCATATCAAGGGTATTACACCGAAAACGGTCAAAGTTACCGTCACACCGCATCATGGTGGAGAACCATGGTGTATCCAGGATGATCTGCCGGCCTATCGTGCCGCATGTCGGGCAGTAAGAGAAGTATTTGGCAAAGAACCTGTTCCTGTTCGCGGTGGAGGCAGTATTCCAGTTGTCGCCTTATTTGAAGCAGAGCTGGGGCTGAAGACTATATTACTTGGATTTGGCCTGGACAGTGACGCCATTCACTCGCCAAATGAACATTTTGGGCTCATCAATCTTTTTAAGGGGATTGAAACGGTGCCCCTGTTTTATAAATATTTTGCAGAATCTCCAGATCTCCGCACCCTCTGTGGTGAGAAGGTTTGATCTGGGCAAGCTTAATGTTTCAGTCGTGGGCTGTACGTGTAACGCCCCTTTTCTCGTAAGCCCAGAGGGGTCTTAGTTGCGCATGTTTTCATCTCGATTGCCTGAAACCCTCGAGCCGAATGACTTTACCAGGCTCCTACAGGCTAAAAAAGCCGCTGGCGAGCAGATCTTCGATCTAACGCAGTCCAATCCAACCAAAGCCATGTTTTCTTTTGAGTATTTTCAAAAAAACACCAGCTTTGGCAATTGTGAGCCCTATGAGCCTTCGGCAAGGGGTATGCTTCAGGCAAGGGAGGCCATTTGTCAATATTATCGTGATAATGATCACGGAAGTTGTGATGCCGACGATCTTTTCCTGACCGCCAGCACCAGTGAGGCCTACAGTTTTTTGTTGAACTTGCTGACTGATCCCGGTGATGAGCTCTTGGTGCCAGCCCCCAGTTACCCACTTTTTGATTTCCTGGCGAGCCTGGAAAACGTCACTACGGCTCACTATGGGTTAGGGCTGGACGGCGACGGCCAATGGCGCATTGATTTCGAGTCTCTGGAGTTAATGGTTTCCAGTTTGACGAAGGCCATTGTCGTGGTGAACCCTAATAATCCGACTGGCTCATATATCACCTCCGAAGAGCTTCGGCGACTTAACGCACTCTGTCAAAGGCATAAACTCGCCCTGATTGTCGATGAGGTGTTTCTTGATTATAAAAATCCTGCCAGACCTGGTAAGCCGTTATCCCTGATAAACAACAGTGCGTCTTTGACTTTTACCCTGAGCGGCTTCTCCAAGATCCTGGCCCTGCCTCAGGCAAAGCTCAGCTGGATTCATGTGGGTGGGCCGGAGGCTCTGAAGATAGAGGCGAAAGATCGTTTGGAGTTTATTGCCGACACCTACCTTTCTGTGGGCGGGATGATTCAGCATGGTGCGCCCTTAATGTTTGCCGGTCAGGCAGCAATTCAGCAGCAGATTATGGCGCGGATTGAGGCCAATGAACGCTTTCTCCTGACCCAGACCACACTGCGTACGCACCTCCGAGAGGGCGGGTGGTATGCGATTATTCAGCTACCGGCACCTATTACAGATGAAGCGTGTTGTCTGGATCTTCTGGAAAGGCATTCCCTTATTGTTCATCCCGGATTTTTTTATGATTTTGCAGAAAGCAGCTGTATTGTCATAAGCCTGATAACTCAGGAAACGGTGTTCAGGCAAGGTCTTGTTTTGTTGCAATCATACCTGGAGTCTTGTTTTAGACAGCAGTCACAGGTGCCGCAGGGTTGGCTGTGAGTGAGGCCGAAATACCGATGAATTACGATGTTTCGGCACTCTTTTGTGTTTGCGTACTCAACCATCGATTGGAGGTTTTTCTGGTCCTGCAGCAGCTTATATTTAAGGGCCTCATCGTCAGCAAGATGCTGAGGGAGTTCGGAGCAGACGGCTAGATTTTTCTGGTCGAGAGAACCTCTGGTAACACCGTAGCGGTCAAAAATACTGAATACGGTTTCTAAACGAAAATCGCCTCGGTTCTTGACAATGCTCTCTTTAAGCCCCTCAACACCATAGGCGTTTATTGGGTCCGGGTCATCTTTCAGCAGGGAATATACCCTTCTGTACAGGTCTGCTTCCGGATTACTCCATTTGATAAAGTCCATTTGGATAAGCAGGTCCTGCTCATCGTAGAGAAGGAGGCATTTGGACGGCTTCCCATCGCGTCCGGCTCGACCAATTTCCTGATAATAGCCTTCAAGGCTTGCCGGTATTTCGGCATGGATTACGTAGCGAATATTGTCTTTATCAATGCCCATTCCAAAGGCGTTCGTTGCCAGGATTAAATTGTTTTCACCATGCATGAATTTATCTTGGAGTTTGGCGCGTTGTTTTGGTTCGAGGCGGCCATGATAGACTAGATGATTAATACCTTTTTCCTGGAGATGATTGCTGCAAGCCTCCAGGGTTTTGATTAAGGCGAAATAGACGATACCATTTCCCGGGACTGTTTTTTGTAATTTGATAATATGATCAATCTTGCTGGGCAACTCCCAAACTTTTTTTACCTGTAAATGTAAATTGGGGCGGTTAATGCCATCGAGATAGATCTTAACCTCATTTTCATGGAGGCCAAGTTGCCGGATAATATCCTGCTGAACCGATGGGGTGGCTGTCGCAGTGAGCGCAATGGTTGTGGGGTTGCCTAAAAGTTGGCGAAACTCACTGATTCGCGTGTAGTCTGGTCTGAAATCGTGGCCCCACTGGCTGATACAATGGGCTTCGTCTACAGCAAGATAGTCAATAGTTCGTTTTGCAAGGCTCTCTAAAAAGGTTTTTTTTCGGAATCGTTCCGGAGTAACGAATAGTAATGAATATTGACCCTGACTGATATTTCTGTAGCGAGTTTCACGGGCCGTTTTGGAGAGCGAAGAGTTGATGTATGTCGCATCGATGCCTTGTTGTGAGAGGCTGTCAACCTGGTCTTTCATCAGAGCGATAAGTGGAGAGATGACAACTGTGAGGTTTTCTGAGATAATGGCAGGGAGCTGATAACACAATGATTTTCCCATACCGGTAGGCATTAGAATAAGACAGTGTTTTCTCGAAATGACACGGCGAATGATGGCCTCTTGCTGACCTCGAAAGGTTTTGTGGCCAAAAAGGGTGAGGGCTTTCTTTA
This window harbors:
- a CDS encoding pyridoxal phosphate-dependent aminotransferase; translated protein: MFSSRLPETLEPNDFTRLLQAKKAAGEQIFDLTQSNPTKAMFSFEYFQKNTSFGNCEPYEPSARGMLQAREAICQYYRDNDHGSCDADDLFLTASTSEAYSFLLNLLTDPGDELLVPAPSYPLFDFLASLENVTTAHYGLGLDGDGQWRIDFESLELMVSSLTKAIVVVNPNNPTGSYITSEELRRLNALCQRHKLALIVDEVFLDYKNPARPGKPLSLINNSASLTFTLSGFSKILALPQAKLSWIHVGGPEALKIEAKDRLEFIADTYLSVGGMIQHGAPLMFAGQAAIQQQIMARIEANERFLLTQTTLRTHLREGGWYAIIQLPAPITDEACCLDLLERHSLIVHPGFFYDFAESSCIVISLITQETVFRQGLVLLQSYLESCFRQQSQVPQGWL
- a CDS encoding ATP-dependent DNA helicase RecQ; this translates as MDIKKALTLFGHKTFRGQQEAIIRRVISRKHCLILMPTGMGKSLCYQLPAIISENLTVVISPLIALMKDQVDSLSQQGIDATYINSSLSKTARETRYRNISQGQYSLLFVTPERFRKKTFLESLAKRTIDYLAVDEAHCISQWGHDFRPDYTRISEFRQLLGNPTTIALTATATPSVQQDIIRQLGLHENEVKIYLDGINRPNLHLQVKKVWELPSKIDHIIKLQKTVPGNGIVYFALIKTLEACSNHLQEKGINHLVYHGRLEPKQRAKLQDKFMHGENNLILATNAFGMGIDKDNIRYVIHAEIPASLEGYYQEIGRAGRDGKPSKCLLLYDEQDLLIQMDFIKWSNPEADLYRRVYSLLKDDPDPINAYGVEGLKESIVKNRGDFRLETVFSIFDRYGVTRGSLDQKNLAVCSELPQHLADDEALKYKLLQDQKNLQSMVEYANTKECRNIVIHRYFGLTHSQPCGTCDCCLKQDSRYDCNKTRPCLNTVS